A genome region from Purpureocillium takamizusanense chromosome 8, complete sequence includes the following:
- a CDS encoding uncharacterized protein (COG:S~TransMembrane:10 (i103-126o146-168i180-199o240-258i325-346o366-390i402-423o429-446i453-471o477-494i)~EggNog:ENOG503NUXY) produces MGIIHKINVKVAASPVGRWFRLDGSGHPRERKGSYFFTEIRAGLATFFAMAYIIAVNASIVADSGGTCVCPGTEADPICNKDQEYLLCLQDIKRDAVTATASISALASFCMGLFANLPVGLAPGMGLNAYFTYTVVGFHGSGLVPYQVALTAIFVEGWIFLGLAIFGMRQWLARAIPQSIKLATGVGIGLFLTVIGLTYSEGIGLIVGSQATPTELAGCSPENRNPDGTCPSWDKMRHPAMWVGIFCGGILTVLLTMYRVKGAIIIGIILVSIISWPRNTPVTYFPYTDVGNSSFDFFKQVVSFHKIENILNVQEWKVSEYGGQFGLALITFLYVDILDCTGTLYGMARFAGLIDPVTQDFEGSSVAYMVDAISISIGAILGVPPVTAFVESGAGISEGGKTGLTAVVSGICFFISIFFAPIFASIPPWATGCVLILVGSMMASAVTEINWKYMGDAVPAFLAIALMPFTYSIADGLIGGICSYILINTVVWLIKRASGGRVVPPNIEDKENWTWRIPGGFFPPWLVRLFQGKKDFWREEYPQVSDTPAHEPKLSTDPDAASETGRVAEPATVKS; encoded by the exons ATGGGCATCATCCATAAGATCAACGTCAAGGTCGCGGCCAGCCCGGTCGGGCGCTGGTtccgcctcgacggcagcGGTCAT CCTCGCGAGCGCAAGGGCTCGTATTTCTTCACCGAGatccgcgccggcctcgccaccTTCTTCGCCATGGCATACATCATAGCCGTCAATGCATCCATTGTCGCCGACTCGGGCGGTACCTGCGTCTGTCCCGGCACCGAGGCCGATCCCATCTGCAACAAAGATCAGGAGTACCTACTCTGTCTCCAGGACATTAAGCGCGATGCCGTCACCGCCACTGCGTCCATCTCTGCCCTGGCCAGCTTCTGCATGGGTCTGTTCGCCAATCT TCCTGTTGGCCTCGCGCCCGGAATGG GCTTGAACGCCTACTTCACTTACACCGTCG TGGGCTTTCACGGTAGCGGCCTTGTCCCGTATCAGGTTGCCCTGACGGCCATCTTCGTTGAGGGCTGGatcttcctcggcctcgccatcttcgGCATGCGTCAATGGCTGGCTCGCGCCATTCCTCAGTCCATCAAGCTCGCCACCGGCGTAGGCATCGGTCTCTTCCTCACCGTCATCGGCTTGACGTACAGCGAGGGCATCGGCCTCATCGTTGGCTCCCAGGCCACCCCAACCGAGCTCGCCGGCTGCTCGCCCGAGAACCGGAACCCCGACGGAACCTGCCCCAGCTGGGACAAGATGCGACACCCCGCCATGTGGGTGGGTATCTTCTGCGGTGGCATCCTTACCGTCCTCCTCACCATGTACCGCGTGAAGGGCGCAatcatcatcggcatcatcctcgtcagcaTCATCTCCTGGCCCCGCAACACCCCCGTGACCTACTTCCCCTACACCGACGTGGGCAATAGCTCGTTTGACTTTTTCAAGCAAGTCGTCAGCTTCCACAAGATTGAGAACATCCTCAACGTTCAGGAATGGAAGGTCTCCGAGTACGGCGGCCAGTTCGGCCTGGCTCTCATCACCTTCCTCTATGTCGACATTCTCGACTGCACGGGCACCCTGTACGGTATGGCTCGCTTCGCCGGCCTCATCGACCCCGTCACCCAGGACTTTGAGGGCTCCTCTGTTGCGTACATGGTCGATGCCATCAGCATCTCCATCGGCGCCATTCTCGGAGTGCCCCCCGTCACTGCTTTCGTCGAGTCCGGTGCTGGCATTTCCGAGGGTGGCAAGACTGGTTTGACCGCCGTCGTTTCCGGCATCTGCTTCTTCATCTCCATCTTCTTCGCACCCATTTTCGCCTCCATCCCGCCGTGGGCCACGGGCTGCGTGCTGATTTTGGTCGGCTCCATGATGGCCAGCGCTGTGACGGAGATCAACTGGAAGTAcatgggcgacgccgtgccggccttcctcgccatcgcaCTCATGCCCTTCACGTACTCCATTGCTGAcggcctcatcggcggcatctGCTCCTACATCCTCATCAACACCGTTGTCTGGCTCATCAAacgcgccagcggcggccgtgtcgtgCCACCCAATatcgaggacaaggagaactGGACGTGGCGCATCCCCGGTGGCTTCTTCCCGCCTTGGCTGGTGCGCCTATTCCAGGGAAAGAAGGATTTTTGGCGCGAGGAGTATCCTCAAGTTTCCGACACTCCGGCGCATGAGCCCAAACTCAGCACTGATCCGGATGCTGCTTCGGAGACCGGTCGTGTCGCTGAGCCCGCAACAGTCAAGTCGTGA
- a CDS encoding uncharacterized protein (TransMembrane:12 (i52-79o99-120i132-150o156-178i190-209o229-250i313-335o347-368i375-397o403-428i449-466o478-494i)~COG:P~EggNog:ENOG503NUVA) yields the protein MSPATPTDDLAVRRVSVIRTAVDESTVHEAAAATEAEHSMGLLESLKLYKKACLWSIFLSTCIVMEGFDIVILNNLYAYPPFQRKFGVEQPDGTYQLTAAWQSGLSNGALCGQVLGLFANGVIADRFGYRKTMIGALIGCIGFIFIIFFSETLVQLLIGEILIGIPWGVFQTLTTTYAAEVCPTHLRAYLTTYVNLCWVMGQFIASGVLRAMLARDDKWGYKIPFALQWMWPVPLIIGIYLAPESPWWLVRRGRLDDAKRSLARLTTRNSGVPFRPDETVSMMVHTNEMEKEMTSGISYTDLFKGSNLRRTEIVCAVWMIQTLCGSTFMGFSTYFYQQAGMAVENSFSMSLGQYALGAVGTMTSWFLMRWFGRRTLYLGGQLIMCVVLLTIGCAAFAGRDNIAAQWAIGSLLLVYTFTYDATVGPVCYSLVSELTSTRLRTKSVVLARNMYNIVGIATNIITPLMLNPTAWNWGAKSGFFWAGTCFVCAVWTFFRLPEPKGRTYGELDVLFENRVSARKFKTTSVDRFDSQSGGAASEKEKGFDEVMVERVDSRPRN from the coding sequence ATGTCTCCTGCAACCCCGaccgacgacctcgccgtccggcGAGTGTCCGTCATCAGAACCGCCGTCGATGAATCGACTGtccacgaggcggcggcggccaccgaAGCCGAGCACAGCATGGGGCTCCTCGAGTCTCTCAAGCTGTACAAGAAGGCCTGCCTGTGGTCCATCTTCTTGTCAACATGCATCGTCATGGAGGGCTTCGACATTGTCATCCTCAACAACCTCTATGCTTACCCCCCTTTCCAGCGCAAGTTTGGCGTCGAGCAACCCGACGGCACGTACCAGCTCACAGCCGCCTGGCAGTCTGGACTGTCCAACGGTGCGTTGTGCGGCCAAGTCCTCGGTCTCTTCGCcaacggcgtcatcgccgaccGCTTCGGCTACCGCAAGACCATGATCGGCGCGCTCATCGGTTGCATCggcttcatcttcatcatcttcttctccgaGACCCTTGTCCAACTGCTCATCGGAGAGATCCTCATTGGGATCCCCTGGGGCGTCTTCCAGACTCTGACGACGACATATGCGGCCGAGGTGTGCCCGACCCACCTTCGTGCCTACCTGACGACATATGTCAACCTGTGCTGGGTCATGGGTCAGTTCATCGCCTCTGGCGTGCTGCGAGCCATGCTCGCTCGGGACGACAAGTGGGGATACAAGATTCCCTTTGCTCTGCAGTGGATGTGGCCGGTGCCCCTGATTATTGGCATTTACCTGGCACCCGAGTCCCCGTGGTGGCTCGTacgtcgcggccggctggACGACGCGAAGCGGTCTCTTGCCCGCCTCACGACGCGAAACTCGGGCGTCCCCTTCCGGCCCGACGAGACGGTGTCGATGATGGTGCACACCAACGAGATGGAGAAGGAGATGACGTCGGGCATCTCGTACACGGACCTCTTCAAGGGCTCCAACCTGCGCCGCACCGAAATCGTTTGCGCGGTGTGGATGATCCAGACTCTATGCGGCTCGACCTTTATGGGCTTCTCGACGTATTTCTATCAGCAGGCCGGCATGGCGGTTGAGAACTCGTTTAGCATGTCGCTCGGCCAGTATGCGttgggcgccgtcggcaccaTGACGTCCTGGTTCCTCATGCGCTGGTTTGGCCGTCGGACGCTATACCTCGGGGGCCAGCTCATCATGTGCGTTGTGCTGCTCACGATCGGGtgcgccgcctttgccgggCGCGACAACATTGCCGCTCAGTGGGCCATCGGATCGCTGCTCCTTGTCTATACCTTTACCTATGACGCCACGGTCGGCCCTGTGTGCTACTCGCTCGTTTCAGAGCTGACGTCGACTCGCCTGCGGACAAAGTCGGTCGTGCTGGCGCGCAACATGTACAACATTgtcggcatcgccaccaACATCATCACGCCGCTCATGCTCAACCCGACGGCTTGGAACTGGGGCGCCAAGTCGGGCTTCTTCTGGGCGGGGACGTGCTTCGTCTGCGCCGTGTGGACCTTTTTCCGCCTGCCCGAGCCAAAGGGTCGCACCTATGGCGAGCTCGATGTCTTGTTTGAGAACCGCGTCAGCGCCCGCAAGTTCAAGACGACGTCGGTCGACCGCTTCGACAGCCAGAGCGGTGGGGCCGCCTCGGAAAAGGAGAAGGGGTTTGACGAGGTCATGGTCGAGCGCGTGGACAGCCGGCCGCGAAACTGA
- a CDS encoding uncharacterized protein (COG:H~EggNog:ENOG503NUA9): MVDQTPPQSVEPLVASEGEGDDDRDDGMGASIASSSTSLSSSILRYREENGRTYHAFREGRYVLPNDDVENERLDLQHHLCTLTLGGKLFICPAGTGEPLGRVLDAGTGTGIWAIDFADEHPEIHVTGVDLSPIQPSFVPPNVTFYIDDLEDTWTFQYKFDFIYSRMLTASISDWPKFLQQSYDNLNPGGWIELLDVHLKLQSDDKTVPADCALKQWGDWMLEAAAKLNRPLDSMTFYQQQLIDVGFTNVTERIFKWPTNSWPRDDRHKELGMWTFENLGNGLSGLSMALFTRALGWSPEELEVYLTDVRKQMRDRSIHGYWPLYVVYAQKPGGS; the protein is encoded by the exons atggTAGACCAGACGCCACCTCAGTCTGTGGAGCCCTTGGTAGCTTCCGAA ggcgagggcgatgacgatcGCGACGATGGCATGGGCGCG TCAATCGCCAGTTCGTCCACATCGCTGTCGTCCAGTATTTTGAGATATCGTGAGGAGAATGGGCGGACGTACCATGCTTTCAGGGAAGGCA GATACGTTCTTCCCAATGACGAT GTAGAAAATGAGCGATTGG ATCTGCAGCACCACCTCTGCACCCTAACGCTTGGGGGGAAGTTGTTCATCTGCCCAGCAGGCACGGGCGAGCCTCTTGGGAGGGTCCTTGACGCCGGCACAGGGACGGGCATCTGGGCCATAGATTTTG CTGATGAGCACCCTGAGATCCAT GTCACAGGCGTCGACCTGAGTCCAATACAACCGTCGTT CGTGCCCCCGAACGTGACGTTTTATATTGACGATCTCGAGGACACGTGGACGTTCCAATACAAGTTTGACTTTATCTACTCTCGCATGCTCACGGCCTCCATCTCGGACTGGCCCAAGTTCCTGCAACAAAGCTACGA CAACCTGAACCCGGGAGGGTGGAttgagctgctcgacgtgcaCCTGAAGCTGCAGTCAGACGACAAGACAGTCCCGGCTGATTGCGCGCTAAAGCAGTGGGGAGACTGGATGCTCGAGGCAGCAGCCAAGCTCAACCGACCGCTCGATAGCATGACATTTTACCAACAGCAACTGATCGACGTGGGGTTCACCAACGTTACGGAGCGGATCTTCAAGTGGCCCACGAATTCGTGGCCGCGAGACGACCGACACAAGGAATTAG GCATGTGGACGTTTGAGAACCTGGGCAATGGTCTTTCGGGATTGAGCATGGCACTGTTTACCCGCGCGCTGGGGTGGTCCCCCGAGGAGCTGGAAGTGTATCTGACGGACGTCCGAAAGCAGATGAGGGACCGCAGCATCCACGGCTACTGGCCTCT ATATGTCGTGTACGCTCAGAAGCCGGGGGGTTCATGA
- a CDS encoding uncharacterized protein (EggNog:ENOG503PIKZ), producing MAQPPPPLRRRDRNSRLDDDYYYHPSPTRDGIGAGPPPRRHKSERRGRPVPDLGPDDPYGPPPRRSRRHRSPDPFEFKKPAGGSGGRRPRSPPPYYASEPERPRRESRREHPAPPPFDRDAAPLGPDPRADKHHSSRRRRDAAVSPPRGRRGRESPPPYMDSRHRGARDGPPPAMYGAGVGAAAAAGAAAAGGRYTSPEPPRPRRRPVSPEPRPRGRDAHPPRGYSPDHHDPRGRPRSQGRPSAARGTAATSPPPVTTRGRAPTATAAGAGAGAGAAAASGAKPVRRSSMPASFMKKGAALWANPLVQAGARTAFTAGAQAAMKSRNDPSPWLGAKGAKVATAALGAALVDGFMGQKHPNSARQGVMRSGVEAVMSEAERRSAGGGGSGSGKHHSSSGGGDKHRSSGRSSRRRD from the coding sequence ATGGCGCAACCGCCACCTCccctgcgccggcgcgacCGCAActcccgcctcgacgacgactactaTTACCATCCCTCGCCCacccgcgacggcatcggcgccggccccccgccccggcgccaCAAGTcggagcgccgcggccggcccgTCCCCGACCTGGGCCCCGACGACCCCtacggcccgccgccccggcgcagtcgccgccaccggtcCCCCGACCCTTTCGAGTTCAAGaagcccgcgggcggcagtggcggcagACGTCCGCGCAGCCCGCCTCCATACTACGCCTCGGAGCCTGAGCGGCCCAGGCGAGAGTCGCGCCGGGAGCAccctgcaccgccgccgttcgaccgcgacgccgcTCCCTTGGGGCCCGACCCTCGTGCGGACAAGCATCACTCGTCGAGGCGTCGCAGGGATGCCGCCgtgagcccgccgcgaggccggcgcgggagagagtccccgccgccgtacaTGGACTCGCGGCATCGCGGGGCCAGAGACGGacccccgcccgccatgtaCGGAGCTGGAgtcggcgctgccgccgcggcgggggctgccgccgcggggggcCGATACACAAGtcccgagccgccgcgcccgagacgccgcccCGTGTCTCCCGAGCCGAGgccgcgcggccgcgacgcacACCCGCCCCGCGGATACAGCCCCGACCACCACGATCCGCGAGGCCGTCCACGCTCCCAAGGTAGGCCTTCCGCCGCCCGAGGCACCGCCGCTACCTCGCCACCCCCGGTGACCACTCGCGGACGCGCCCCcacggccaccgcggccggggcaggcgcgggtgccggcgcggcggcggcctcgggtgCGAAGCCcgtgcggcgcagctcgaTGCCCGCGTCTTTCATGAAGAAGGGCGCCGCGCTGTGGGCCAACCCGCTGgtgcaggcgggcgcgcggacGGCCTTTACGGCCGGGGCGCAGGCCGCCATGAAGAGCCGCAACGACCCGAGCCCGTGGCTGGGGGCCAAGGGCGCCaaggtggcgacggcggcgctgggcgcggcgctcgtggACGGCTTCATGGGCCAGAAGCACCCCAATAGCGCGCGGCAGGGCGTGATGCGCtccggcgtcgaggccgtcatgagcgaggccgagaggCGGTCCGCcggagggggcggcagcggcagcggcaagcaCCATTCatcaagcggcggcggggacaaGCACCGCTCGAGTGGGCGGAGTAGCCGGAGGAGGGACTAA
- a CDS encoding uncharacterized protein (COG:H~EggNog:ENOG503NUA9), with the protein MGASIASSSTSLSSSILRYREENGRTYHAFREGRYVLPNDDVENERLDLQHHLCTLTLGGKLFICPAGTGEPLGRVLDAGTGTGIWAIDFADEHPEIHVTGVDLSPIQPSFVPPNVTFYIDDLEDTWTFQYKFDFIYSRMLTASISDWPKFLQQSYDNLNPGGWIELLDVHLKLQSDDKTVPADCALKQWGDWMLEAAAKLNRPLDSMTFYQQQLIDVGFTNVTERIFKWPTNSWPRDDRHKELGMWTFENLGNGLSGLSMALFTRALGWSPEELEVYLTDVRKQMRDRSIHGYWPLYVVYAQKPGGS; encoded by the exons ATGGGCGCG TCAATCGCCAGTTCGTCCACATCGCTGTCGTCCAGTATTTTGAGATATCGTGAGGAGAATGGGCGGACGTACCATGCTTTCAGGGAAGGCA GATACGTTCTTCCCAATGACGAT GTAGAAAATGAGCGATTGG ATCTGCAGCACCACCTCTGCACCCTAACGCTTGGGGGGAAGTTGTTCATCTGCCCAGCAGGCACGGGCGAGCCTCTTGGGAGGGTCCTTGACGCCGGCACAGGGACGGGCATCTGGGCCATAGATTTTG CTGATGAGCACCCTGAGATCCAT GTCACAGGCGTCGACCTGAGTCCAATACAACCGTCGTT CGTGCCCCCGAACGTGACGTTTTATATTGACGATCTCGAGGACACGTGGACGTTCCAATACAAGTTTGACTTTATCTACTCTCGCATGCTCACGGCCTCCATCTCGGACTGGCCCAAGTTCCTGCAACAAAGCTACGA CAACCTGAACCCGGGAGGGTGGAttgagctgctcgacgtgcaCCTGAAGCTGCAGTCAGACGACAAGACAGTCCCGGCTGATTGCGCGCTAAAGCAGTGGGGAGACTGGATGCTCGAGGCAGCAGCCAAGCTCAACCGACCGCTCGATAGCATGACATTTTACCAACAGCAACTGATCGACGTGGGGTTCACCAACGTTACGGAGCGGATCTTCAAGTGGCCCACGAATTCGTGGCCGCGAGACGACCGACACAAGGAATTAG GCATGTGGACGTTTGAGAACCTGGGCAATGGTCTTTCGGGATTGAGCATGGCACTGTTTACCCGCGCGCTGGGGTGGTCCCCCGAGGAGCTGGAAGTGTATCTGACGGACGTCCGAAAGCAGATGAGGGACCGCAGCATCCACGGCTACTGGCCTCT ATATGTCGTGTACGCTCAGAAGCCGGGGGGTTCATGA
- a CDS encoding uncharacterized protein (COG:S~EggNog:ENOG503NZ1K), which produces MDPSQQQSMNLPVIDLDVYLNKPRDSPEVQQECAKAADALITYGALVLHDSRVADKDNDTFLDLLEDYFAQSDEELRKDERPELSYQIGVTLENTEKPKCAVDEPCLDVIKRLHPSQRPLDISGHQPDPKCRFFWRMAEPPPYDTEFPGLNAANVTPAAAHIKERWAPTMNQWGASMKNAVSKLSEMTAVGLGLPAEYFSDAGRYGPHLLAPTASDLVKYGKRDTILAGFHTDLNFLTIHGRSRYPGLNIWARNTGDRIAVKIPPGNYLLVQAGKQLEYATGGLIKAGFHEVTVNEKTVETIEKRKRDFPDRPLVRISSTLFWHLNSDFDLAPVPALAERAQQVRDEQAKLGRDEGAAASYPPIKVGHQVEGELRHIALMAN; this is translated from the exons ATGGATCCGTCTCAGCAGCAGTCGATGAACCTTCCTGTCATCGACTTGGACGTCTACCTTAACAAGCCCCGCGACTCGCCTGAAGTGCAACAAGAGTGCGCCAAGGCAGCCGACGCTCTCATCACCTatggcgccctcgtcctccacgACTCTCGTgtggccgacaaggacaacGACACGTTTCTCGATCTGCTCGAGGACTATTTTGCGCAGTCCGACGAGGAGTTGCGCAAGGACGAGCGGCCCGAGTTGAGCTACCAAATTGGCGTGACCCTAGAGAACACGGAGAAGCCCAAGTGCGCTGTCGACGAGCCGTGCCTTGATGTCATCAAGAGACTTCACCCGTCGCAGCGTCCTCTCGATATCAGTGGCCATCAACCCGATCCCAAGTGCCGCTTCTTCTGGCGCAtggccgagccgccgccctaCGACACAGAGTTTCCTGGCCTTAACGCTGCCAACGTTACCCCCGCAGCGGCACACATCAAGGAGCGCTGGGCTCCCACCATGAATCAGTGGGGCGCGTCTATGAAGAATGC TGTGTCCAAGCTGTCCGAGATGACCGCTGTCGGTCTGGGCCTGCCCGCAGAATACTTTAGCGACGCCGGGCGCTACGG GCCCCATCTCCTGGCCCCGACGGCTTCTGATTTGGTCAAATACGGCAAAAGGGACACCATTCTCGCTGGCTTCCACACCGACCTCAACTTCCTCACTATTCATGGCCGCTCCCGCTACCCTGGCCTGAACATCTGGGCCCGCAACACTGGCGACCGAATCGCCGTCAAGATCCCCCCCGGCAACTACCTGCTGGTGCAGGCtggcaagcagctcgagTACGCAACGGGCGGCCTGATCAAGGCTGGCTTCCACGAAGTAACCGTCAACGAGAAGACGGTCGAGACCAttgagaagcgcaagcgtgACTTCCCCGACCGGCCCCTTGTGCGCATCTCGAGCACTCTCTTCTGGCATCTCAACTCGGACTTTGACTTGGCGCCTGTGCCCGCACTGGCTGAGCGGGCGCAGCAAGTTCGagacgagcaggccaagctcgGCCGCGATgagggtgcggcggcgtcctaCCCACCCATCAAGGTCGGCCATCAAGTAGAAGG AGAACTGCGCCACATTGCGCTTATGGCGAACTGA
- a CDS encoding uncharacterized protein (SECRETED:SignalP(1-17~SECRETED:cutsite=ALA-TP~SECRETED:prob=0.7705)), which yields MKFTAVTVLASLAGALATPEQQQQVQALDRRGGGGICNGLFSTPACCDKQVDIFDKIAVGIDCAGGSSELLLFPLPSLRWHDRPMSRRLALITYIYACV from the coding sequence ATGAAGTTCACTGCCGTCACCGTCCTGGCCTCtcttgccggcgccctcgccacccctgagcagcagcagcaggtccagGCGCTggaccgccgcggcggcggcgggatctGCAACGGACTGTTCAGCACCCCGGCGTGCTGCGACAAGCAAGTGGACATCTTTGACAAGATTGCGGTCGGCATAGACTGCGCCGGAGGTTCGTCTGAGCTTTTACTTTTTCCCCTCCCGTCGTTGAGATGGCATGATAGGCCCATGAGCCGTCGACTTGCCCTTATTACATATATATATGCGTGTGTATAA
- a CDS encoding uncharacterized protein (EggNog:ENOG503NU69~CAZy:GH13~COG:G), translating to MTVTPREKQWWKQAVIYQIYPASFCDSNGDGVGDLPGITSKLDYIASLGVNVIWICPMYDSPQVDMGYDISNYEDVYRPYGTLQDMETLIKETHARGMRIMLDLVINHTSDQHAWFKESRASKDSPKRDWYIWRPAKYSPSGERLPPNNWRSNFGGGSAWEWDELTQEYFLHLFAVEQPDLNWENPETRKAIYASSMEFWLDRGVDGFRVDTVNMYSKPPTLPNAPIVDPGTPYQPAGLIYCNGPRMHEFLGEMNAILTKYGAITVGELPCTPDTQRVLRYVSAKAKQLNMVFQFDVVDVGGGTTHRFATTPKNFGLPDFKAAVDLTQALIRGSDGWSTVFLENHDQARSVSRFADDRPEYRVRSAKLLALMQACLSGTQYVYQGQEIGLVNAPKDTYPVENYLDIDSSLFYKMVKERYGADNKAELDKAFAAMQYMARDHARLPMPWNGKGKYGGFSKAAEAAGKDVKEPWMKHHPLSGEINVASQLEDPDSVLAFWRKMLRFRQEHADLLVYGDFKDLRPQDKELFVFVKEPLQGGDRVLIVLNFATEDRSWQVPSAAEFGLPEAPKLVPIMSTHSGKAREGVLGALEGQVYLISS from the coding sequence atgaccGTCACCCCCCGTGAGAAGCAGTGGTGGAAGCAGGCCGTCATCTACCAAATCTACCCGGCGTCGTTTTGCGACTccaacggcgatggcgtcggagACCTCCCCGGCATCACGTCCAAGCTCGACTACATAGCCAGCTTGGGCGTCAATGTCATCTGGATCTGCCCCATGTACGACAGCCCTCAGGTCGACATGGGCTATGATATTTCCAACTATGAGGACGTCTACCGGCCCTACGGCACCCTCCAGGACATGGAGACGCTCATCAAGGAAACGCACGCCCGCGGCATGCGCATCatgctcgacctcgtcatcaACCACACTTCGGACCAGCACGCCTGGTTCAAGGAGTCGCGCGCCAGCAAGGACAGCCCCAAGCGCGACTGGTACATCTGGAGGCCCGCCAAATACTCCCCCTCCGGCGAGCGTCTGCCCCCTAACAACTGGCGGTCCaactttggcggcggcagcgcctgggAGTGGGACGAGCTGACGCAAGAGTATTTCCTCCACCTCTTCGCCGTCGAACAGCCAGACCTCAACTGGGAGAACCCCGAGACCCGCAAAGCCATTTACGCCTCCTCCATGGAGTTTTGGCTCGACCGTGGTGTCGACGGCTTCCGCGTCGACACGGTCAACATGTACAGCAAGCCGCCCACCCTGCCTAACGCGCCCATTGTCGACCCCGGGACGCCCTACCAGCCGGCTGGCTTGATCTACTGCAATGGCCCTCGCATGCACGAGTTTCTGGGTGAAATGAATGCCATCCTCACCAAGTacggcgccatcaccgtcggcgagctgccttGCACGCCCGACACGCAGCGCGTGCTGCGATACGTGAGCGCAAAGGCTAAACAGCTCAACATGGTCTTCCAGTTTGACgttgtcgacgtcggcggcggcaccactCATAGAttcgccacgacgcccaagaACTTTGGGCTCCCTGActtcaaggccgccgtcgacctgaCGCAGGCTCTCATCCGCGGCAGTGATGGCTGGTCCACAGTCTTCCTTGAGAACCACGACCAGGCGAGATCGGTCAGCcgcttcgccgacgaccgcccCGAGTACCGCGTCCGCAGCGCCAAGTTGCTGGCGCTGATGCAGGCGTGCCTGAGCGGCACGCAGTACGTCTACCAAGGCCAAGAGATTggcctcgtcaacgccccCAAGGACACCTATCCCGTGGAAAACTACCTGGACATCGACAGCTCATTGTTCTACAAGATGGTCAAGGAGCGGTATGGTGCCGATAACAAGGCTGAGCTCGACAAGGCATTCGCCGCCATGCAGTACATGGCCAGGGATCACGCGCGCCTGCCCATGCCCTGGAACGGGAAGGGCAAGTACGGCGGCTtctccaaggcggccgaggcggccgggaAGGACGTCAAGGAGCCGTGGATGAAGCACCATCCGCTCAGCGGCGAGATCAACGTGGCGtcccagctcgaggacccGGACAGCGTGTTGGCGTTTTGGCGCAAGATGCTACGCTTCCGCCAGGAGCACGCCGATTTGCTCGTCTACGGCGACTTCAAGGACCTGCGACCTCAAGACAAGGAGCTCTTCGTCTTTGTCAAGGAGCcgctgcagggcggcgacagggTTCTCATCGTGCTGAATTTTGCCACGGAGGACAGGTCGTGGCAAGTGCCCAGTGCCGCAGAGTTCGGTCTCCCAGAGGCGCCTAAGCTGGTACCGATCATGTCAACACATTCTGGAAAGGCTAGAGAGGGCGTGCTGGGGGCATTGGAGGGGCAAGTGTACTTGATCAGTTCCTAA
- a CDS encoding uncharacterized protein (SECRETED:SignalP(1-19~SECRETED:cutsite=ASA-AD~SECRETED:prob=0.8148)~EggNog:ENOG503P7RQ): MKLQLSAALLSLAIASASAADVQTAHLKFRASSSSETYDLVVKANGHPVDTGHADLAVRLVDAPDYLAYSLCRFATPRPVKLSTTIADDNVTQQVVLDPPQPVLSVSCEGMCVGTYGACYDTNGQFVGPCCNGFCAATRCRPWNIGQQ, from the exons ATGAAGCTCCagctctccgccgcccttctcagcctcgccatcgcctccgcgtccgccgcggACGTGCAGACGGCGCACCTCAAGttccgcgcctcctcctcgtccgagacgtacgacctcgtcgtcaaagcCAACGGCCACCCCGTCGACACCG GCCACGCCGACCTCGcggtgcgcctcgtcgacgcgcccgaCTACCTCGCCTACTCGCTCTGCCGCTTCGCCACGCCGCGACCCGTCAAGCTGTCCACGACCAttgccgacgacaacgtcacGCAGCAGGTGGTGCTCgacccgccgcagcccgtgCTGAGCGTGAGCTGCGAGGGCATGTGCGTCGGCACGTACG GCGCGTGCTACGACACCAACGGCCAGTTCGTCGGGCCGTGCTGCAACGGGTTCTGCGCCGCGACCCGCTGCCGTCCGTGGAACATTGGCCAGCAGTGA